TCGCCGCCCAGCGCGTCCACCTCGCGAACGAGGTGGCCCTTCGCAAGCCCGCCTATCGCCGGATTGCAGGACATCAGGCCGATCGCGTCGAGGTTTATGGTCAACAGCAGGACCCCGGCACCCATCCGTGACGCCGCCAGGGCCGCCTCGCACCCCGCGTGGCCGCCGCCTACGACGATCACGTCATATTCCTTCGGATACAGGTANNNNNNNNNNGGGCCCCGTTCTCTCCGGACCACGTAACCTCCCGTTTCTTCTTGTATATCGGCTCATGTTCCACGTGGAACGGTTACTTTCCGATGCAGAAAGACGAGAAGATCCCCTCCAGCACCTCCTCTGTCGTTATCTCCCCGATGATCCCTCCCAGAGAGGATGCCGCATCCTTAACCTCGAGGGAAACGAGCTCCGGGGAAAGCTGCTGCTCGATCCCTTTGACGGCTGCTTCGAGGTACCCGGCGGATTGCTCCAGCATCTCCTTCTGCCGCAGGTTGCCCACGTGGACCTCTGCGGACGCCGGATCCTCCTCCCCCAGGATCGCCCGGTACACGCGCTCCTCGAGGAGGTCGATCCCCTCCCCCGTCTTCGCCGATACGGAAACGGAGCCAAAATAGCCCGCCGCTTCCCGGAAGCTCTCACCGGAAACCAGAAGGCCCAGGTCTTTTTTGTTCACCACCAGGATGAACTGCTTTCCCGCCAAGGCCGCCCCCGTCACCCCGTCTTCCGCGGTCAGCTCCCTGCTCCCGTCGACGACGAACAGGACGAGGTCGGCTCCCTCGATTATCTTTCTGGAGCGGCTCACCCCCTCGGTCTCCACGATATCGGATGCTCCCTCCCGTATCCCCGCCGTGTCGATAACCTCGATGGGTATTCCCCTCACGTGCATCACCTCGGATATGTAGTCTCGCGTCGTTCCCGGCCGGGGGGATACGATCGCCCGCTCTTCCCGCAAAAAGGAGTTCAAAATGCTCGATTTCCCCACGTTCGGCTTCCCGATGATGGCTATTTTCGCACCCTCCGCGAGCATCCTTCCGATCCTGAAGGTATCGAGGAGGCCCCCTATGTCTTTCAGCGCACCGGCAAGCAGCTCCCGTATCCCCCCCGCGGAGAGGATCTCCAGCTCCTCCTCGGGAAAATCGACGGCCGCTTCGAGCTGGACCAGGGCCGCAAGGAGCCGGCTCCGTATCCGCAAAACCGCCTCCTTGAGGCCCCCCTCCAGCCGCCTCTGGGCTGCCCGGGCAGCAAGCATCGTGCGCGCCGCGATCAGTTCCTGAACCGCCTCTGCCTGGGAAAGGTCAATTTTTCCCTTTAAAAACGCT
The genomic region above belongs to Deltaproteobacteria bacterium and contains:
- the mnmE gene encoding tRNA uridine-5-carboxymethylaminomethyl(34) synthesis GTPase MnmE; translated protein: DDTIVAPITPPGHSGAGLVRISGKMAPSILASLSRDAGGVKPRHARLTKIFDPRNGELIDRGIVVYYRSPESYTGEDVVEISSHGNPVIMSAICEGAVFLGARIAEPGEFTKRAFLKGKIDLSQAEAVQELIAARTMLAARAAQRRLEGGLKEAVLRIRSRLLAALVQLEAAVDFPEEELEILSAGGIRELLAGALKDIGGLLDTFRIGRMLAEGAKIAIIGKPNVGKSSILNSFLREERAIVSPRPGTTRDYISEVMHVRGIPIEVIDTAGIREGASDIVETEGVSRSRKIIEGADLVLFVVDGSRELTAEDGVTGAALAGKQFILVVNKKDLGLLVSGESFREAAGYFGSVSVSAKTGEGIDLLEERVYRAILGEEDPASAEVHVGNLRQKEMLEQSAGYLEAAVKGIEQQLSPELVSLEVKDAASSLGGIIGEITTEEVLEGIFSSFCIGK